TAAAAAACTGAATAAAGAGGTTGAATCTTTTACCTCTTCTATTGATATTGATAAAAAATTCTATAAGTATGATATTACTGGCAGTCAAGCTCATGCAAAAATGCTCGGTAAATGCGGTATTATCCCTCAACAAGAAGCAGAAGAGATAATACAGAGATTAGAAGAGATTAAAACCGAACTTGAAGAAGGAAATTTTCAATTCAGCCCGGAATTAGAAGATATTCATATCCATATTGAAAAAGCCTTAATAGATAAATTGGGTAAAACGGGTGAAAAACTTCATACTGCCAGGTCTCGAAATGACCAGGTAGCCATAGATACAAGGCTTTATCTCCGAGAAGAAATAAAAGAGATAATCGAACTAATAAGAACCTTACAAAAATCTATCATCAATATAGCCCAGGAAAATTTAGAGACGATTATGCCCGGTTATACCCATTTACAGCATGCCGAACCAGTTCTTTTCTCGCATCATTTAATGGCTTACTTCTGGATGCTTCAACGGGATGTAGATAGATTACAAGATGGCTATAAGCGGGTAAATGTTATGCCACTCGGGAGTTGTGCTCTGGCTGGAACATCCTTACCTATAGACCGCCAATGTGTTGCTGAATTACTTGAGTTTCCCCAAATAAGTGAAAATAGCATTGATACGGTTAGCGACCGAGATTATATCATTGAATTTTCAGGTAATATTTGTTTGGTGATGATGCATCTATCAAGGTTAAGTGAGGAGTTAATTCTGTGGTCAACACAAGAGTTTGGATTTATTGAGTTAGATGAGGCATTTTGCACCGGCAGTAGCATTATGCCACAAAAGAAAAATCCAGATGTTTGTGAATTAATTAGAGGAAAAACAGGTATAATTTACGGACATCTTGTTTCATTACTCACGATGATGAAAGGATTACCACTATCTTATAATCGAGATATGCAGGAGGATAAATATCCATTACTTGATACCGTAGAAATAGTTAAATTAGCATTATCCATCTTTGGTAAGATGCTCTTAACGATGAAGATAAAGAAAGAAAGGATGTTATCTATCCTGAGTGGTGATTTTTCAACCGCGACTGAAATGGCTAATTATTTAGTCAAAAAAGGTATTCCTTTCCGTCAGGCACATCAAATAGTAGGTAAGATATGCCAGATGGGGAAACCATTAGAAGTTTTGACATTGGAAGAGTTACAGCATTTCTCACCCGTATTTTCAGAAGATGTGCTTAAAATATTAAAACCTCAGGAGTCTATAAAACAAAAAATATCTTATGGGGGCACGGGAGTAATTCAAGTAAAGGAACAAATTGAATTAGCTAAAAAAGCATGAATTAAGAGAAGGTAGGGAAACGGGGAAAGGAAGAAAGGGAGAAAAGGCTGAAGGCTGAAGGAAACAGCGTTCAAAACTTCAGCCTATACCCTTCAGCCTTCAGCCTATTTTCAGGAGAATGCTCATGAACCGCTGGTTCACAAATGAGGATGAAAATAGTGGTAGGAGATAGAAGATGGGATGTAAGGAGATAGGCGTGAGGAGTGATGTTTTCTTTACTCTCTACTTTCTACTTCCTTATTTTCAGGAGAAAGGAGGAAATAAAGAAATGCCTGCTATAGTTGACACAGAAAAATGTGATGGCTGTGGGACATGTGTAGAGGTTTGTCCAACAGAGGCAATCGCGCTTGAGGATGATGTGGCACAAGTCAATGAGGATGAATGCACAGAATGTGGCACTTGTGTCGAAGAATGCCCAAATGGCGCTATCTCAATGTCTGAATAAGAAATAAGAGATAAGGGAACAAGTCTTACCTGGATTTTCGATTGCGGATTTTGGATTTATTTTTCAATCTAAAATCCAAAATCTAAAATTAAACTTGTTCCCTTATTAGTAAGCGTTCAGCGGTCAGCAAGATTAGGAAAATCAAGGCATCAGCAAAGTTATGATTCTACTTGCTTTTTTTCGGAGAAGGTATAACTCTCTTAAAATCTGATAGCTGAACGCTTACCCTTATTAACTCTTTTCTCAAGAAATGGAAATTATAATGGAAATAGTAACTCACACACTAAATCATAGCTTGTTGATAACCGCCTTTGTTTTTGTGATGATGATGCTTGTGGATTATATTGAGGTTTTAACTCAAGGCAAGATGAGTCTCCTTATAAAAGGTGGTTATTGGAGGAAATATATAATCTCTTCGGCATTAGCCTCAACACCAGGTTGTCTGGGGGCATTTATGAATGTCTCTTTTTATGTTCATGGGTTTTTAAGTTTTGGTGCATTGGCAGGTGGAATGATTGCCGCCTCTGGTGACGAAGCATTTGTTATGCTGACTATGTTTCCAAAACAAGCATTATTCCTATTTGTCATTCTTTTTATCTTAGGCATTATCTCAGGTTGGATAGTAGATAAAATTATACCTATTTTAAAGATTAAATCCTCTCAGATATGCGAACTTTCAGAACTGCACTTAGAAAAAGAATGTAAAATTCCTGATGTCCGGGGCATAATTGAACACTTTAGAAATATTTCATTTACAAGATTCCTTTTACTCGCCATATTTTTAATGATAATTACTTACGGGTTAGGGGGAAAAATGATTGAGGATGAAAATGAACCCTGGTTAAAAATGGTATTTATCTTGTTAGCCATATTATCTACCGCCATTGTCATTAGTGCCCCAGACCACTACTTAGAAAAGCATATCTGGAATCATCTGGTTAAAAAACATCTCTGGCGAGTATTTTTATGGACATTTTTTACGCTTTTAGCCGTGGATATGGGACTTAAATTTTGGGACATTGAGGCTTTTATTAAAACTAATATGTTCTGGGTATTCCTCATTGCGGCTTTAGTTGCCTTAGTTCCAGAATCCGGTCCTCATCTTATCTTTGTGATGATGTTTGCAAAAGGAATTATCCCTTTTTCCGTCCTTCTAACAAGTTCTATAATTCAGGATGGTCATGGGATGTTACCACTTCTATCTTATACCATAAAAGATGCCTTATGGATAAAATCGATTAATTTTGTCATTGGTTTATTTTGTGGTTTAATCCTTTATCTGGTAGGTTTTTAATATTATGGCTATTTTACCAATAAAAGTATATCCTGACCCTATCCTCCGTAAAAAGGCGAAAGAGATAACTAAAATAAGAAAAAGAACATTAAATTTAATCAATAATATGATTGAAACAATGTATGCGGCAAAGGGTATTGGTCTGGCGGCTAATCAAGTGGGGGTTTTGCACCGTATTATCATTATGGATACCAGCCAAAATGAAAAAGATAAAAACCATCATAATCCTGTTGTGCTGATTAATCCGAAAATTTTATCTTGCGAAGGAGAAAATGTCGGGGAAGAAGGATGCCTGAGTTTTCCTGAAATAAGGGGGGAGATAAGAAGGGCAACGCAAGTAAGAGCGAAGGCTTTGAATGTTAATGGCGAAACCATAGAAATAGAGGCGACAGGATTACCCTCTCGAGTCCTTCAACACGAAATTGACCATCTCAATGGAATAGTTTTTATCGATCGTATGGAAAAACAAACACGGGAATCCCTTAAAAATCAACTGGAAATGCTAAAGAAGAGGAAAGTCTCTACATGAAATTTAAATATATCTATGGCCCTGTGGCTTCCTGGAGATTAGGCAGTTCTCTGGGAATAGATTTGCTTTCGCAGAAGGAGAAAATATGTAATTTTGACTGCTGTTATTGTCAGATTGGAAGGAATTTAAAATACCTTACCCAAAGGAAATTATATGTTCCCACACAAGAGATAATTGAAGAAATAAAAAGATTACCTGATTGTCAGATAGATTATATTACTTTTTCTGGTAGAGGTGAATCTACACTCGCCATAAATTTAAGTGAAACAATAACTGCAATAAAAAAACTCCGAAAAGAACCTATTGCCGTTTTAACTAATTCAACCTTAATCAATAAAGTTGATGTCCGCCAGGAATTAACATTGGCAGATTTCGTTATTCTCAAATTAGATGCCTTTTCACAGGAAACACTTGAATTAATAAATAACCCCGCCATAGGAATTAAATTTGATGAGATTTATAATGGCATAAGGGCTTTTAGAGAAGAATATCGAGGGAAATTAGCACTTCAAATTATGTTTATTGATGAGAATAAGAATAGTGCCCGGAGATTATTTCAATTAGCCCGAGAAATCCAACCAGACCAAGTGCAAATAAATACACCTTTGCGACAATGTAAAGTAAAACCTTTATCACCAGAAGAAATTTTCTTGATAAAAAGATATTTTAAGGGATTAAATATCATCTGTGTTTATGATGCAGAAGATAGAGATGTAACACCTATTAGCCAATCTCAAACCTTAAAAAGAAGAGGAACGGTGATGTAGAGTAAATTAAGTCTGTCAAAAGGTTGAAAGATTTAAAAAAAAGTAACTATTCACCACGAAGGGTACGGAGAGCACGAAGTGAAATTTGATGAATTATCGAATAGAGTCATTGGATGCGCTATAGCGGTGCATCGAACTCTTGGGCCAGGTTTGCTTGACACCGTGAAGAGTGATAATTCACAATTCACAATTGACAATTCACCATTCACCATTATTAAGGAAATTTAGGGAAGAAATTGTGAATTGTGAATGGTGAATGGTGAATGGTGAATAGTTACAAAAAAAATTGGTTAATCACTTAACAACAAACTTTTGCACGAAAATATTTATAACTTTCTCAATAAACATATCGCTCCTATGGAGCTAATTTGATGTTGAGACGATAAAGCTATAAACATCTCGCCCTTACAGGGCTGAATATATTTTCTAAACTCCGTTAGGAGTGATATATTTGTAGACTATGATAATCCTTAAAGAATTCAGCTCCGTAGGAGCGAAATGTTTAACTGTGATTTTTGTGACAGAAGAATAAACAATCTTAATCTTTAAGTTCTTTAATTTTAATATCTTAAATATTATTTGTGTTTATTCGTAGATTTATACATTAAATTTCCTGCAAAAGTTTGTTGACAAATTAAGAAAAGTTTGATATAATTTTAAAAAATGGCTGGCAGAAGCTAAAAGGGGGTAGATAATGATTAGTTAAAACCGATTCTCTTTCCGGTTTAATAATGTTTTTATTTATGAGATTAGAATTGCTATCTTGCCTTCTATCTCAAAAAGAAACATTATGGATATAGAGAAAAAACCTAAAAGGAGGTTATTAGAATGCAAGGTAGTAAACTTTATGTAGGAAATCTTAGTTACTCTGTAACTAAGGAACAGGTGGAAGAGTTATTTTCCGCCCAGGGGGAAGTTAAGCAAGTGAATATAATTGAAGGTAAAGGGTTTGGGTTCGTTGAAATGGGCAGTCAGACAGAGGCTGAGAAAGCAAAAGAAGCATTAAACGGTACCGAGTTTGCAGGACGGACATTAAGAGTTGATGAGGCACGGCCACCCAGGAGTAGAGATAGTCGAGAAAGTCGAGGAGGAGATAGACAAAGAAGAGGACCAGGAAGCGGAGGAGGTTATCGAAGATACTAATTAGAATTTACCCCTTACCAATCTAATGGTGAATTTTGAAATAGGAATCTGCCAGCCATTTCATTACAAATTCACAAAGTGTATTTTTATCATCTCCATTTTCCCTTATCTAAAATACTTGCCACGAAGATACTTATAAAGTATAAATTTTAAACCCTACTCATTTCTCGCTACTGTTATACGGGTTAAAGATGGTATTAAAAGAATAGTAACCGTTCAGGGATATAGCCACAGAGTCACAGAGAACACAGAGGGAATATATAACCACGAATGAACACGAATAATAAAAAGATTCGACCTGTGCGATTAGATTAATTCATCGCAGAGACGCAAAGGAAAAATAAATGTAAAATGTAAAATAGGAAATGAAAAATGGGAAATTTTAGGACTTCGCAAGACTCATTATCTTTCAGTTATACATTTTCATTTTACATTATCCATTTTACATTTAACCGCACAGGTCGAAAAGATTTGTAGTGCGAGACTTTAGCCTCGCTTCTGGCAAGCAGGAAAGCGAACCTAATGGTTCGCACTACATTTATCGAATGTCACAGGTTAATTCGTATCCATTTGTGGCTAATTTCTCTAATTCTCTGTGAACTCTGTGCCTCTGTGGCTGAACGGTTACAAAGAATAATCCTTCTATAACAAATCGGGGTTCGGATTCAGGGGTTCGGGGATTCGTTTATTCCCGAATCCCTTTTTTCGTATCCTGGTGCCTTGGTGGTTGAATAGTTACAAAAAGGATTAAAATGAAGATAGGTGTAATACCTTTTTTAAATGTTAAACCACTGATATACAAATTAGAATTAGATAAATCAGTGGAATTAATTTATGAATATCCATCTAAACTATCTAAGTTATTAAAAAAAGGGAAGATAGATGCAGGAATAATTCCGACAATTGATTATTTTCGTGGAATTGGTAAATTTGTCATTCCAAATATTTCCATTTCTTCTTATGAGAAGGTAGAAAGTGTAAAATTATTCTATAAAAATGAAATTTCGGGAATCAAAACAGTAGCGGTAGATGAAAATTCGTCAACATCAGTTGCGTTATTAAGGATTATTCTAAGTGAAATATACTCAATTTTTCCAGAATTTAAAGAAGTTAGTAATGATAACTTAATGGATATTTTTAAAAAAAATGAAGCAACTCTTTTAATTGGAGACCAGGCATTAATGTTGTCTGATAAAAATATAGACCTGGGAGAACAATGGTATAAATTGACTGAATTACCATTTGTTTATGCTTTTTGGGTCATAAGAGAGGGGATGGAAGATTATGAGGAAGTAGTTAGACTTCTTACAGAAAGTAAAGAATTTGGGATGAGGAATTTAGAGAAAGTAATTAATATTGAATCAAAAAGACTTTCACTAAATAAAAGAATTATAAGTAATTATTTAAGACAGGTTATTAGGTATAATCTTATAAGACCAGAAATAAAAGGAATTTTAAAATTTGTTAATTATGCGATTAAATATAAACTTATAGAAAAGGAGCGCGAGATTGAATTCTGCACTCTTTCAAATTTTAGATATGGCCTTAAACGGCGAGAGGCTAAATTTTAACGAAGGTATGAAGCTTTTTCAAGAAAAGGATATTTTAAAAATTGGTAAAGTAGCAAACGAAATTCGATTTTTGGCTCATCCGGATAACATTGTAACTTACATCATAGACCGCAATATAAATTATACCAATGTTTGTGTTTCAAAATGTAAATTTTGTGCCTTTTCCAGAGATATTGAAAGTAAAGATGCC
The bacterium genome window above contains:
- the argH gene encoding argininosuccinate lyase: MNPVRSRFSKKLNKEVESFTSSIDIDKKFYKYDITGSQAHAKMLGKCGIIPQQEAEEIIQRLEEIKTELEEGNFQFSPELEDIHIHIEKALIDKLGKTGEKLHTARSRNDQVAIDTRLYLREEIKEIIELIRTLQKSIINIAQENLETIMPGYTHLQHAEPVLFSHHLMAYFWMLQRDVDRLQDGYKRVNVMPLGSCALAGTSLPIDRQCVAELLEFPQISENSIDTVSDRDYIIEFSGNICLVMMHLSRLSEELILWSTQEFGFIELDEAFCTGSSIMPQKKNPDVCELIRGKTGIIYGHLVSLLTMMKGLPLSYNRDMQEDKYPLLDTVEIVKLALSIFGKMLLTMKIKKERMLSILSGDFSTATEMANYLVKKGIPFRQAHQIVGKICQMGKPLEVLTLEELQHFSPVFSEDVLKILKPQESIKQKISYGGTGVIQVKEQIELAKKA
- a CDS encoding 4Fe-4S binding protein; this encodes MGCKEIGVRSDVFFTLYFLLPYFQEKGGNKEMPAIVDTEKCDGCGTCVEVCPTEAIALEDDVAQVNEDECTECGTCVEECPNGAISMSE
- a CDS encoding putative manganese transporter, with amino-acid sequence MEIVTHTLNHSLLITAFVFVMMMLVDYIEVLTQGKMSLLIKGGYWRKYIISSALASTPGCLGAFMNVSFYVHGFLSFGALAGGMIAASGDEAFVMLTMFPKQALFLFVILFILGIISGWIVDKIIPILKIKSSQICELSELHLEKECKIPDVRGIIEHFRNISFTRFLLLAIFLMIITYGLGGKMIEDENEPWLKMVFILLAILSTAIVISAPDHYLEKHIWNHLVKKHLWRVFLWTFFTLLAVDMGLKFWDIEAFIKTNMFWVFLIAALVALVPESGPHLIFVMMFAKGIIPFSVLLTSSIIQDGHGMLPLLSYTIKDALWIKSINFVIGLFCGLILYLVGF
- the def gene encoding peptide deformylase — protein: MAILPIKVYPDPILRKKAKEITKIRKRTLNLINNMIETMYAAKGIGLAANQVGVLHRIIIMDTSQNEKDKNHHNPVVLINPKILSCEGENVGEEGCLSFPEIRGEIRRATQVRAKALNVNGETIEIEATGLPSRVLQHEIDHLNGIVFIDRMEKQTRESLKNQLEMLKKRKVST
- a CDS encoding radical SAM protein yields the protein MKFKYIYGPVASWRLGSSLGIDLLSQKEKICNFDCCYCQIGRNLKYLTQRKLYVPTQEIIEEIKRLPDCQIDYITFSGRGESTLAINLSETITAIKKLRKEPIAVLTNSTLINKVDVRQELTLADFVILKLDAFSQETLELINNPAIGIKFDEIYNGIRAFREEYRGKLALQIMFIDENKNSARRLFQLAREIQPDQVQINTPLRQCKVKPLSPEEIFLIKRYFKGLNIICVYDAEDRDVTPISQSQTLKRRGTVM
- a CDS encoding RNA-binding protein, producing the protein MQGSKLYVGNLSYSVTKEQVEELFSAQGEVKQVNIIEGKGFGFVEMGSQTEAEKAKEALNGTEFAGRTLRVDEARPPRSRDSRESRGGDRQRRGPGSGGGYRRY
- a CDS encoding menaquinone biosynthesis protein; translation: MKIGVIPFLNVKPLIYKLELDKSVELIYEYPSKLSKLLKKGKIDAGIIPTIDYFRGIGKFVIPNISISSYEKVESVKLFYKNEISGIKTVAVDENSSTSVALLRIILSEIYSIFPEFKEVSNDNLMDIFKKNEATLLIGDQALMLSDKNIDLGEQWYKLTELPFVYAFWVIREGMEDYEEVVRLLTESKEFGMRNLEKVINIESKRLSLNKRIISNYLRQVIRYNLIRPEIKGILKFVNYAIKYKLIEKEREIEFCTLSNFRYGLKRREAKF